The Guyparkeria halophila DNA window GTTGCGCAACTACGCGCGTATCCTTAATGTGCCGCTGCATATCGCCCGTGACGAGACACATCTGGCGCAGTTGCTCGAGGCCGTGTCCGACCGGCATCTGGTACTGATCGACACCTCCGGGATGTCGCAGCGCGATTTCCGCATGATGCAGAAACTCGAGGCCCTGATGGGGGCCGGCGAGGCGGTCAAGCTGCTGCTGGTACTGTCGGCCAATGCCCAGTACCCGGCACTCGAGGACGTCAAGAAACGCTTTGCCGGCCTGCCGCTGCACGGCACCGTGTTGACCAAGCTCGACGAGACCGTCCTGCTTGGCGGCGGACTGGCCGCCCTGGTGCGTCCGCTGGCCGGCGCCGACGGCGAGCCGCGTCGCCTGCCGCTGGTTTGCGCGGGCGTCGGTCAGCGCGTCCCGGAAGATCTCTGGTTCCCGAAGGCCGCCGACCTGATCAAGCAGGCCCTGGAAATGGGGCAATCGCAACTCGAACACACCGACCGGGATGATCCGCTGTGGATGCTCAATCAAGCCGGATGACAATGCAGCCCACCATTAGCGGCCACGACCAGGCCGACGGCGCGCGCCATGCCAATGCCAATCGCCCGGTGCGGGTGATTGCCGTGACCAGCGGCAAGGGCGGTGTGGGCAAGACCAACGTGTCGGTGAACCTGTCCGTGGCCCTGGCGCGCGGCGGCGAGCGGGTGGTGCTGATGGATGCCGACCTGGGGCTGGGTAACGTCGACGTGCTGCTTGGTCTACAGTCCCGGGGCAATCTGTCCCACGTGCTGTCCGGCGAGGCCACGCTTGACGAGATCATGCTCGAAGGCCCCGAAGGCATCGGCATCCTGCCGGCAGCCAGCGGGGTGGCCAGCATGGCCGGCCTGACGGCCGCCGAGAACGCCGGGCTGATCTCGGCCTTCTCCGGCATGCGCTGGCCGGTCGACACCCTGGTGGTCGACTCGGCCGCGGGCATCGCCGATTCGGTGGTGCGCTTCGCCGAGGCGGCCAACGAGGTCGTGGTGGTGGTCTGCGACGAGCCGGCCTCGATCACCGACGCCTACGCCGTGATCAAGGTGCTCTCGCGCGAACACGACGTCACGCGGTTCCACGTGGTGGCGAACATGGTGCGTGATGCCGCCGAGGGCCGGCGTCTGTTCGAGAAACTCTCGGTAGCGGCCAAGCGCTTTCTCGATGTGACGCTCACCCACATGGGCTCGGTGCCGTTCGACGATTACCTGCGCCGGGCCGTGCAGCGTCAGAAGACCGTCGTGCAGCTCTACGGCGGCGCGAAGTCGACGCGGGCGTTCACGGCGATGGCGGACAAGGTCAATCAGTGGCCGGTGCCGCGCGGACCGCAGGGGCAGTTGCAGTTTTTCGTCGAGCGACTGGTGAACAACGCCGAGCTGGACCCCGAGAACCTGTTATGAATGCACGCGCCATGTATCAGAACGTTCAGGCCGGATCGACCGAAGCCCTGGTGGCCAAGCACGCGGACCTCGTCAAGCGGGTGGCCTTTCACCTGCTCGGGCGGCTGCCCTCCCATGTGCAGGCCGAGGATCTGATTCAGGCGGGCATGGTCGGGCTGCTCGATGCCGCCCGTCTGTTCGATGGCGACAAGGGGGCCTCGTTTGAGACCTACGCGGGCTTGCGCATACGCGGCGCGATGCTCGACGAGGTGCGTCGCAACGACTGGGCGCCGCGCTCGGTCTATCGGCGCCAGCGGGAAATCGCGCAGACGGTGGCCGCCATCGAGGCCGACACCGGGTGCGAGGCGCGAGACGCCGAGGTCTGCGAGCGCATGGGCATCACCCTCGACGAGTACCATGCCGCCATCAGTGATTCCTCCTCGGTCCATGTGGGCTCGCTGGATCACGGCGGCGAGGCGGAAAACGAGACCTTCGACATTGCCGATCCCAACAGCCAGCAACCCGACGAAGCGCTGGCCGAGGATCATTTCCAGCGCGACCTGGCCGATTGCATCGATGAGTTGCCGGAGCGGGAAAGACTGGTGATGTCCCTGTACTATGTCGAGGAACTCAACCAGAAAGAGATTGGCGCGGTGCTCGGCGTCAGTGAGTCGCGCGTCTGTCAGATTCACAACAAGGCGATCATGCGGCTCAAGACCGCGATGAACGCCTGGAAATAGGGCGCCGGGTGCGGAAAAGGCTCAATCTTTTCCGGTCGGCGCCGATAGACCCTCATACCCACGTTCGAACAAGGCAACCTGCCTGGTACTGACAAACGATCCCAGGGGCGAAAATGGACCGAAACATGAAGATCCTCGTGGTGGATGATTTCTCCACGATGCGCCGGATCATCAAGAACCTCCTCAAGGAGCTTGGCTTCACCAACCTCGAGGAGGCCGATGATGGCCAGACGGCACTGCCACTGCTCAGGCAGGGCAATTTCGATTTCCTCGTGACCGACTGGAACATGCCGGGAATGACCGGCATCGACCTGCTGCGGGCGGTCCGTGCCGATCCGAACCTCGCCAGTCTGCCGGTGCTCATGGTGACCGCCGAGGCCAAGCGGGAACAGATCGTGCTCGCCGCCCAGGAGGGCGTGAACGGCTATATCGTCAAGCCGTTCAACGGGGCCACGCTCAAGGAGAAGATCGACAAGATCTTCGAACGCGTCGAATCATAGGGGCGCGGGATGACTCAAGCAGACGAACAGGATTTCCAGCCGGTGGTCGGCCGCGAAAAGCGATTGGCCGACGCCCGCGCCTTGGTCGAGGCGATCGAGAACGAGGATTCGCCGAGCGAGGCGCAGCTGATCGGTGAGCTCACGGCGGCCTACTCGGGCAACATCTTCGACGAGGTCGGTCGGATGACGCGCGAGGTGCACGACACCCTCAGGAGCTTTGCCGAGGACGAGCGTCTCGGGGCACTGGCCGAAGACGAGATGCCGGACGCGCGTGATCGCCTGCGTTACGTGATAACCCTGACCGAGCAGGCGGCGACACGCACCTTGACGGTCACCGAAGAGGCCACGCCCACGGCCGAGCAGATCGTCGAGCGCTCGCAGCGGCTCAAGGACGAGTTGGCTAAAGTCGCCGCCAGCGAGGCCGATAACGCCCGTCTGAGTGGCGTGGTCGACTCGATGACCCGCTACCTGGATTCGACCACCCGCTGTGGCGAGCAGCTCAAGGGTCAGTTCACCGAGATCATGATGGCCCAGGAGTTTCAGGATCTGTCCGGTCAACTGCTGATGCGAGTGATCGACCTGCTCGAGCAGCTCGAGGAAAAGCTGGTCGGGCTGTTGCAGATCACCGCGCCGGTTCGCAACGCCAAGGGAGGGGACGGCAAGACCGCCCCGGCCGAGCGTGCCGAGGATGGCGTCGGGCCGCAGTTGCCCCACGCGGGCGACAACGTGGTCAAGAATCAGGACGACGTCGACGATCTACTCGCCAGCCTGGGTTTCTGACCCGGTCGGTGGAGGGAAATGCCGGGCCCAGGTGGCCGGGCGGGAACGTGGCACATCCCCGTTGGGGGTGTCACAGAGCGCATGAGAGGCAAGCATGGCATTCGAACCGGACAACGAGCTGTTGCAGGACTTCCTGATTGAGGCCGGTGAGCTGCTCAACGGGCTGGATGAACAGCTGATCGAGCTGGAGCAGTCGCCTGATGACGCGGACCGGCTCAATTCGGTGTTCCGCGCCTTCCACACCATCAAGGGTGGGGCCGGCTTCCTCGAGGTCCATCCGCTGGTGGAGGTCTGTCACCGGGCAGAGGACATCTTCAACCTGCTGCGCAACCAGGAAATCACCATGAACAGCCGGATCATGGACGTGATGCTGCAGGTGATCGACGTGCTCAATGACATGTTCGATTCCCTGCGCGGCGGACAGTACCCGGAAGACGTTTCCAAGGCCTTCCTCAAGGAAATCGAAGCGTTGGCGCATCAGGATGCGGCCGCGCCGCCGGCTGCTTCCGCCCCGAGCGAGCCCGTACCGAGTGACGACACCCCGGCCGCCGAACCGACCGCAGTGGCCGAGGAGGACGATGCCTTCGACCGCATGCTGGCCGACCTGGACGCGGCCGAGTCCGAGGCGCCAGCGGCAAGCGGTGGTGCGGGTGATGACCTGATCAGCGACGACGAGTTCGAGAGCCTGCTCGACGAGCTGCACGGCAAGGGCAAGTTCCAGGCCCCGGCGCCGGAAGCCGATCCGGCTGCCGCCGAAAAGGCGGCAGGTGCCGCGGATTCCGACGAGATCACCGACGAGGAGTTCGAGGCGGTGCTCGATGAGCTTTACGGCAAGGGCAAGGGGCCGACCGTGACCGCACCGCAGGCCGACGAAGAGCCGGCCGAGGCTGCGCCCGAGCCCAAGGCTGAAACCAAGCCCGAACAGCCGCCCGCCAAGCCCGCGGCACCGGCCAAGCCCGCCGCCAAGTCCCAGGACAACCCCAAGGCGGCAGAGGCGCACAAGGCACCGGTGGAAACCACCGTGCGCGTGGACACCGAGCGGCTCGACAGCATCATGAACCTGGTGGGCGAGCTGGTGCTGGTGCGCAATCGCATGAACACCCTCAAGACGACCTTCGAGAACGAAGAGATCTCCTCGGTGATCGCCACGCTCGACATGGTGACCTCCGATCTGCAGGGGGCGGTGATGAAGACCCGAATGCAGCCGGTCAAGAAGGTCTTCGGCCGCTTCCCGCGCGTCGTGCGGGATACCGCGCGCACCTTGGGCAAGGAGGTCAACCTCGAACTCGAGGGCGAGGACACCGATCTCGACAAGAATCTGGTCGAGGCGCTCGCCGATCCCTTGATCCACCTGGTGCGCAATGCCGTCGACCACGGCATTGAGATGCCGGATGCCCGCGAGGCCAATGGCAAGGACCGGGCCGGCACCGTGTTGCTGTCGGCCGCCCAGGAGGGCGACCACATCCGTCTGTCCATCCAGGACGATGGTGCCGGGATGGACGCCGAGGTGCTGCGTCGCAAGGGCGTCGAGAAAGGGATCGTCGATCCCGACACCGCCGAGCGCCTCACCGACCAGGAATGCTTCGAGCTGATCCTGCACCCGGGCTTTTCCACCAAGGATCAGATCTCGGATATCTCCGGCCGCGGCGTGGGCATGGACGTGGTCAAGACCGCGATCACCAAGCTTTCGGGCACCATCAGCATCGACTCGGCGCAAGGCGAGGGTACCCAGATCAACATCAAGGTGCCGCTGACGCTGGCCATCCTGCCGACGCTGATGGTGATCGTCTCCGGGCGCAAGTACGCCATTCCGCTGTCGGTGGTCAACGAGATCTTCGAGATGGCCGACAAGGAAGTGAACGTCGTCGACGGTCAGTCGACCATCACCGTTCGCGATCGTGCCGTGCCGCTGTTCCGCATGACCGATTGGCTGGCCCTGCGTGGCGAGAAGCCAGGCACGCGCTGCGAGACCGACCAGGTGGTCATGGTCCAGCATGGTGCGCAACTGATGGCCCTGGTGGTCGACTCGGTCATCGGTCAGGAGGAAGTGGTGATCAAGCCGCTGGGCGAGCTGCTGCGGGTGGTCGATGGTTTTGCCGGTGCGACCATCACCGGCGACGGGCATATCGCCCTGATCCTCGACCTGCCGGGCATGGTGCGCCGCAACACGGGCCGTGGTCGTCAACGTCTGCGCTCGGTGGCCTGACCGATGCCGATACGCCTTCTGATCGTCGACGACTCGCTGTTCTTCCGTCGCGCGCTGCGAGAGGTCTTCTCCAGCGATCCGCGCCTGGAGGTCGTGGGCGAGGCGTCCAACGGGCGCCAGGCCGTGCTCAAGGCCTGCGAACTCAAGCCCGATATCATCACCATGGACGTCGAGATGCCGATCATGGACGGCATCTCGGCGGTACGGCGCATCACCGAACGCTGTCCGACCCCGATCCTGATGCTCTCGGCACTGACAAAGGCCGGGGCCGAGGCCACGCTGGATGCCATCGATGCCGGCGCGGTCGACTTCTTCCCCAAGAACGGCGATGACCCCGAGGACACGCTGGCCCGCTCCGGGCGGCGTCTGTGTTCCCGGGTACGGATGCTGGCGCTGCGCTCGCAGCGGGAATCGGCGTCCTCTCCCGGCAGCGCCCGCCCGGACGCCTCGCCGGCCACGGCCGAACCGCGCCCGCGCAGCGGGCGGAGCGCGCCCAGCGGTTTTCTCAGTCGACAGGGCCTGGTGGTGATTGGCGCCTCGACCGGGGGGCCGGCGGCGGTGCCGGCGGTACTCGGCAAGTTGCCGCCGGATTTCTCCGTGCCGATCGTGATCGCCCAGCACATGCCCGGCGCCTTTACCGGCCCGTTCGCGCAGCGGCTGAACGACTCCATGCCGATTCGCGTGGTCGAGGCCTCCGACGGCGAAATGCTGCGTCCGGGCACCGCCTACGTCATCCCGGGTGGCCGGCACGGTGAGCTGGCCGGGCGACCCGGTGCCTACAAACTCAATCTGCGCGACCCGGTGGCCGATGAACATTACCGGCCGAGCGTGAGCCTGGCGTTCTCCTCCGCCGCCGGCGTCGCCGGTGACGACCTGTTGGCGGTGGTCCTCACCGGCATGGGGGACGATGGGGCCGACGGGGCTCGAAAGATTACCGCGGCACGCGGTCATGTCTGGGCACAGGATCAGGCGACCAGTGTCATCTACGGGATGCCGGCGGCCGTGGCCAAGGCGAACCTGGCCGAATCGATCCTGCCGCTGGGACAGATCGGCGCGGCCGTCGGAGGGGCGTTGCGATGAAGATCTGGGCAGTTGCCAATCAGAAGGGTGGGGTGGGCAAGACCACCACCAGCGTGAGCCTGGCCGGTCACCTTGCCCGCGAGGGTAAGCGGGTGTTGCTGGTCGACCTTGATCCGCACGGCTCGATGACGGTCTATTTCGGCATGGAACCCGAGGCCCCGGGCGCCAGTGTCTACTCGCTGTTCAAGTCGGCCGCCGAGGGCCAGCCGCTCGACCCGGCGCGCGTGGTCCACCCCACGGCGTTCGACGGCATCAGCCTGATGCCTGCCTCGACGGCCCTGGCGACCCTGGATCGTCAGCTGGGCATGCGCGACGGCATGGGGCTGGTGCTCAAGCGTTCGATCGACCGCATCCGCGACGATTACGATTACGTGCTGATCGATTGCCCGCCCATCCTGGGCGTGACCATGGTCAACGCCCTGGCGCTGGCGGAATTCCTGATCGTGCCGGTGCAAACCGAGTTCCTGGCGCTCAAGGGTCTCGAGCGGATGTTGCGAACCCTGGCGATGGTGCAGCGCTCGCGGCGCCAGCGACTGGAATACGTGATCCTGCCGACCATGTTCGACCGTCGCACCCGCGCCTCGCACGACACGCTGCGTCTGCTGCACGATCGTTACCACGACGATGTCTGGACCGATGTCATTCCGATCGATACCCAGTTCCGCGAAGCGAGTCGCCAGGGCAAGCCCTTGCCGATGATTCAACCCGACGCCCGCGGCAGCGAGGCGTACAAACAGTTTCTTCACTGGCTGGAAGCCCATGTCGGCGGGCAGGCGATGGCCCCGGCTGCCGAACTGGGCGCCAGCGGTGCCCGTCTGCAGGAGTCCCGCTGATGGCCGCCGAGAAACAGCACGACAGCCGGCAACCGATCGTCGACCAGGACGCCGCGATCACCGCCTACCTCGATGGGCTGTTGCGCGATCCGGATGCCGACGAGGCGACGGAGGGCAGCGCGCCGCGCAAGTCGCCGGGTCTCAAGGTGATCAATGTGCCGGATTCGCCGGCCGCCAGCGCACCGCCGGTCGAGGAAAGCCCGGCGGCGGCGGGTGACGACGTCCCGTCGGGGTCGGCCGCGACTGATGCAGTCCCTCATGCTCCCGACATCGACTCGTCGACGTCGTCGACCGAGCCCGAGGAGATGGGCGAGGTCGCAGACGGGGTCGGTGTCCCGGAGCCGGTCGCAGCCGAGATGCCCGTTGAACAGGCGCCGGTGGCGGTTGCCGAGACGGTCGACCCGACCGAGGCCTCGCCCGAAGCGGACCCTACGCCAGCCGAGGCCAGTGACTCGAGTCAGGCGGCGGAGGATGCCTGCTGGGGCTGGTTGCGTATCGGCGGAATGACCATGGCGATTCCCGCCGATGCGATCGACTCGCGACACCCCGAGCCGGCGCTTGAGCCAGTGCCCGGTGCGCCGTCACAGGTGGCCGGCTCCCTGTCCCTCGAGGGGCGTCCGCGCCTGATCCTGTCGCTGGCCGCGGTCACGGGCCTGCGGGAGCGTGCCGATGCCGAGACGGAGGTATTCCTGTTGGGCAAGGGGGGCTTGTGGGGGGTGGCCGGCGAGCGTGTCGAGCAGCCGCCCGAACTGAATGACGAGTCCGTGGAGTGGCGCAATGAGACCCAGCGGGCGGCGCGTCGTCAGTGGCTTGCGGGAACGGCCTCGGCGGCGGGCGTGGCCGTACTTGACGTGGCTGGCCTGCGGGCGGCCCTGAAGGCGTCCCGGTAGTCGTGGCGGCGATCCAAGAGGTGAACAGATGATGAATCAAGCGATGGAAAAGACCCGGACTCCGGAAGAGTACGACGAGGAGCTCGAGGCGCAGGACCAGGGGCCGTTGTCGCGCTGGGTCAATTTCACGGTCGACGAGGAGACCTATGCCCTGAACGTGCTTGACGTTCAGGAGGTCCTGCGGGATGCCGAAATCACACCGATCCCGGGTGCGCCGGATGCCATCATGGGCATCATCAATCTGCGCGGCAACGTGGTCACCGTGGTGGATGCGCGTACCTTCTTCGGTCTGGAGGAGAAGCCCTGGGACGAGAACAGCCGCATCATGGTCATCGAGGTAGCCTCGGGCGAGATCGTCGGTCTGGTGGTCGATAGCGTGGCCGAGGTGATCGCGCTGCCCCAGACGGTGGTCGATCAGGCCATGATGGCGGTGGCCGACGATCGTGCCCGTCACATCCTCGGCATCGTGCCCCAGGATGAGAAATTGATTATCCTTGTCGACATGAAGAGCCTCTCCGACATCTCCGCGACATGATCGTCCCGCCGCTCTGGCTTGCTGCCGCCGCGTTGATCCTGGGGCTGCTCGTCCTGCTGGTCACGTTGTCGCTGTATCGGGGGCTCAAGCGGGCCCAACTCACGCGCGAACGGTGGTTCCAGACCCAGATGGAGCGTCTCGAGCGCGAGCATCGCGGCCTGGAATCGGCGCTGGCCGGTTTCGGTCGACATATCGACCAGATCGACGAGCGCGTCGCCACGCTGGGTGAACGCATCACCCAACTCAACGCGCGGATCGATGCCGTTGCCTCGGACGACGACGAGCCCGGCTTCGGACACGCGTTGCGCTTGGCCTCGCAGGGTCGGGTGAGTGTCGATGAGCTGATCGAGGACTTCGGCCTCTCGGAAAGCGAGGCGCGCCTGCTGATGCGGGTCAACCGCCCCGAGGAGGATCGGCGCTTCTCGCCCTGAGGCGGGGTGGCTGCCCGATCAGCTCGCCACCAGCAGAAACGCAAAAAGGCCCGCCAAATGGCGGGCCTTTGTCATTGCAGCCGAATGCCGGGCCGGTCAGTCCTCGGCGTCGCGCTCGGCGGCTTCACGGATCTCCTGGCGCAACTGCTCACGCACCGGCGCGGTATCCGGGCGCTTGCCGTGCCAGAGGGCGAAGCTCTCGGCCGCCTGTTCGACCAGCATGCCCAGACCATCCAGCGCATGTGCACCACGTTCCTCGGCCCAGTCCATGAAGACGGTCGGCTCGGCCCCGTAGGCCATGTCGTAGGCCGCCGTGCCCGCGCCGATCAACGCATCGGGCAGCGGCGGGAGCTGGGCGCTCAGGCTGGCCGGCGTGGCGTTGATGATCAGGTCGAAGCGGGACTCCTCGATTCCGGCCAGCGGACAACCGGAGAGCAGACAGTCGCCGGCGGCATCGCTGAATTCTTCGACCAGGCCGTAGGCGCGATCGGGGTTGCGGTTGGCGACCACCAGTTCGCGTGGGGCTTCCTGCAGCAACGGGGCGAGTACCCCGCGTGTCGCGCCCCCGGCCCCCAGGATCAGCAACCGGCGGTCAGCGATCTTGACCCCGTGGAAGGCCAGGTCGTTTACCAGGCCGACGCCGTCGGTGTTGTCGGCGTAGATAGGCTCGCCAGGATTCGTCGGGAACACCAGGGTGTTGGCCGCCAGGGCGCGCCGGGCGCGCTCGCTGTGACCACCGGCGAGATCGAAGGCCTCGAGCTTGAATGGCACGGTGACGTTCATGCCGCGACCACCGCGTTCGATGAAGGCGGCGACGGTTTCCTCGAAGCCGTCGATCGGCGCCCAGATCTTTTCGTAGGCCAGCTCGATGCCCAGCTGCCGAGCGAAGGCCCGGTGGATCAGGGGGGATCGGGAATGTTCGATCGGGTTGCCGATCACGGCGTACAACAGGGGCGTGCTGGGGGCCATTGCGGTCTACGTCACAGGTTCATGGGGGCGAGGTGCTCGCGCGACCACGCGGCGCGTTCGGCCGCCGTTTCGTCGCTCAAGAGATGATCGACGTGCCGGTCGACGCGCTCGATACGGTGACGCAATCCCTCACCGTTTGCAACCTGGATGGACAGCCCCGGACGGGCGTTGAGCTCGAGGATCAAGGGGCCCAGATCCCGGTCGAGCACCACGTCCACTCCCAGGTAGCCCAGGCCGGTTATGTCACTGCATTTGGCGGCCATTTCCAGCAGCGACTGCCAGCCCGGGATGTCCACCCCGCTGATGGGTTCGCGCGTGTCCGGGTGGTGGGTGACCCGCCGGTTGTGGGCGACCCCGTCGAGCGTCCGACCACCGGCCATGTCGACGCCGGCACCGATGGCGCCCTGGTGCAGGTTCGCCTTGCCGTCGGATTGCGTGGTCGGCAGCCGCACCATCGCCATCACCGGGTAGCCCCGGTAGACGATGGTGCGGATGTCCGGTACGCCCTGGAAGCTGATCTTCTCGAACAGGGGGGAGAACTTGACCCGGTACTCGATCATTGCCACGTCGGGGCGACCGCCCAGGCTGTAGGCGCCGGCCAGGATGTTGGAGATATGCAGCGCGATCGCATCGATGCCGATCGCCTTTCCCGAACTCTTGCGATAGACCAGCGGCCGGTCGGACTGCTTGCCTTCGAGCACCAGGATGCCGTCCCCGCCCGCCCCATTGGCCGGCTTGATCACGAACTCTTCGTGCTCGCCGACCAGTTTCGACAGGTTCTTGATCTGATGGGTGCTGCTGATCACCCCGTAGAGGGCGGGGACGTGCAGACCGGACTCCTCGGCCAACTCCTTGGTCAGCAGCTTGTCGTCGACCAGCGGGTAAAAGCGCCGCGCGTTCATCTCGGCGATGAACTCGCCGTTGCGCTGGTTCATGCCCAGCACCCCCAGCTCCTTGAGCCGACGCGGCGAAATCGGCCAGTTGATGGCCATCAGCGGTCATCTCCCGGCGGGTCGGGACGACGGGCCTGCGCCAGCGTCTTGAAGGCACGGAAGCGGAACAATTCCGTCAATCGGTAGCCGGTGTAGCGCCCCACCAGCAGCGTGAAGGCCAGCACCACCAGCAGGAGTTCGGGGAAGACGAAGAACAGGTGGGTGACGTAGGCGTTGACCATCACGAGATAGGCCATGGCGGCGACGACCAGCGACCCGGTCGCCTGTGCGAGGGCATCACCGGCCCCGTGCTCCTCCCAGACGATCGACACCCGCTCGATGGTCATCGCCAGGATTACCATCGGGAACAGTCCGACCGACAGGCCGATGTCGAGCCCGAGGCGATGCGAGACGATGCTGATCAGGGCCATCAACAGGATCACGACGATCACCACCGCCGCCAGCCGAGGCACGAGCAGCAGCTTGAGGCGTTCGAGGTAGAAGCGGATCGCCAGACCAAGCGCGACGATCAGGGTGAACAGCACCACGCCGCCCACCAGTTGCGTCTCGCGGAACGACAGCGCGATCAGTACCGGCATGAAGGTGCCGAAGGTGCGAATGCCGATCAGGTTGCGCAACAGCACGATGATCAGCGCACCCAGTGGCACCAGCAGGAGCACGCGATAGGTGTTCTGTGCATCGATCGGCAGGTCGAGCAGGGAGAAGTCCATCAGCCGGGACTCGGCAATCGACGATTGCAGCTGGGCCGTCTCGACCGCGTCGCGCAGGTTGCGCGTGGTCGCGAAGGTCAGCCCCACGTCCTGCAGGCCCGAGGTGGCCAGCGCCGATTGGTCGCCATGCCACCAGACCAGGAACTGACGTGGATAGCCGACCGAGCCCGTGCGCGGGTCGATCGGCACCCAGCGCCGCGAGTTGTGGACCTCGAGCCAGGTGGTCGGCGTGAGATTGCGTCCCTCGTCGGTCAGCATCACGCCATGGGACATGCGTGCCGGGATACGGGCGATCGCCAGCAGGCGGATCGCCAGCCGGGTGCGTTCGGTCTCGGTGGCGTCCGGTTTGAGGAACGCGGCGATGTTCTCGTTCGGTCGACTGGCGTTGACCTCCTTGACCAGCAGGGTCGCGAAGGTCTGGATATCGGCCGATCCGGCGCGGATTTCCTCGACGAACGACTCGGCGGCCGACTTGAGCGGCTCCTCAAGCGTCGGTGCTGCCGCCGGGCCGGGGTAGGGTGAGGGCTGGATCTCCTCCTGATCGCGGTAGACCGTTGCCTGGTAGTACAGGGTCTGGTTGCCTTCCGGGCTGCGCTTGGTCCAGACCGCCTCGCGTTGTCGATCGCTCGACTGGGTGGTCAGGCCCCAGCCACGCGAGACAAAGCCTTCATCCA harbors:
- a CDS encoding chemotaxis protein CheA, with product MAFEPDNELLQDFLIEAGELLNGLDEQLIELEQSPDDADRLNSVFRAFHTIKGGAGFLEVHPLVEVCHRAEDIFNLLRNQEITMNSRIMDVMLQVIDVLNDMFDSLRGGQYPEDVSKAFLKEIEALAHQDAAAPPAASAPSEPVPSDDTPAAEPTAVAEEDDAFDRMLADLDAAESEAPAASGGAGDDLISDDEFESLLDELHGKGKFQAPAPEADPAAAEKAAGAADSDEITDEEFEAVLDELYGKGKGPTVTAPQADEEPAEAAPEPKAETKPEQPPAKPAAPAKPAAKSQDNPKAAEAHKAPVETTVRVDTERLDSIMNLVGELVLVRNRMNTLKTTFENEEISSVIATLDMVTSDLQGAVMKTRMQPVKKVFGRFPRVVRDTARTLGKEVNLELEGEDTDLDKNLVEALADPLIHLVRNAVDHGIEMPDAREANGKDRAGTVLLSAAQEGDHIRLSIQDDGAGMDAEVLRRKGVEKGIVDPDTAERLTDQECFELILHPGFSTKDQISDISGRGVGMDVVKTAITKLSGTISIDSAQGEGTQINIKVPLTLAILPTLMVIVSGRKYAIPLSVVNEIFEMADKEVNVVDGQSTITVRDRAVPLFRMTDWLALRGEKPGTRCETDQVVMVQHGAQLMALVVDSVIGQEEVVIKPLGELLRVVDGFAGATITGDGHIALILDLPGMVRRNTGRGRQRLRSVA
- a CDS encoding ParA family protein: MKIWAVANQKGGVGKTTTSVSLAGHLAREGKRVLLVDLDPHGSMTVYFGMEPEAPGASVYSLFKSAAEGQPLDPARVVHPTAFDGISLMPASTALATLDRQLGMRDGMGLVLKRSIDRIRDDYDYVLIDCPPILGVTMVNALALAEFLIVPVQTEFLALKGLERMLRTLAMVQRSRRQRLEYVILPTMFDRRTRASHDTLRLLHDRYHDDVWTDVIPIDTQFREASRQGKPLPMIQPDARGSEAYKQFLHWLEAHVGGQAMAPAAELGASGARLQESR
- the cheY gene encoding chemotaxis response regulator CheY, translating into MDRNMKILVVDDFSTMRRIIKNLLKELGFTNLEEADDGQTALPLLRQGNFDFLVTDWNMPGMTGIDLLRAVRADPNLASLPVLMVTAEAKREQIVLAAQEGVNGYIVKPFNGATLKEKIDKIFERVES
- a CDS encoding RNA polymerase sigma factor FliA — translated: MNARAMYQNVQAGSTEALVAKHADLVKRVAFHLLGRLPSHVQAEDLIQAGMVGLLDAARLFDGDKGASFETYAGLRIRGAMLDEVRRNDWAPRSVYRRQREIAQTVAAIEADTGCEARDAEVCERMGITLDEYHAAISDSSSVHVGSLDHGGEAENETFDIADPNSQQPDEALAEDHFQRDLADCIDELPERERLVMSLYYVEELNQKEIGAVLGVSESRVCQIHNKAIMRLKTAMNAWK
- a CDS encoding DUF2802 domain-containing protein, with protein sequence MIVPPLWLAAAALILGLLVLLVTLSLYRGLKRAQLTRERWFQTQMERLEREHRGLESALAGFGRHIDQIDERVATLGERITQLNARIDAVASDDDEPGFGHALRLASQGRVSVDELIEDFGLSESEARLLMRVNRPEEDRRFSP
- a CDS encoding protein-glutamate methylesterase/protein-glutamine glutaminase: MPIRLLIVDDSLFFRRALREVFSSDPRLEVVGEASNGRQAVLKACELKPDIITMDVEMPIMDGISAVRRITERCPTPILMLSALTKAGAEATLDAIDAGAVDFFPKNGDDPEDTLARSGRRLCSRVRMLALRSQRESASSPGSARPDASPATAEPRPRSGRSAPSGFLSRQGLVVIGASTGGPAAVPAVLGKLPPDFSVPIVIAQHMPGAFTGPFAQRLNDSMPIRVVEASDGEMLRPGTAYVIPGGRHGELAGRPGAYKLNLRDPVADEHYRPSVSLAFSSAAGVAGDDLLAVVLTGMGDDGADGARKITAARGHVWAQDQATSVIYGMPAAVAKANLAESILPLGQIGAAVGGALR
- a CDS encoding protein phosphatase CheZ; translated protein: MTQADEQDFQPVVGREKRLADARALVEAIENEDSPSEAQLIGELTAAYSGNIFDEVGRMTREVHDTLRSFAEDERLGALAEDEMPDARDRLRYVITLTEQAATRTLTVTEEATPTAEQIVERSQRLKDELAKVAASEADNARLSGVVDSMTRYLDSTTRCGEQLKGQFTEIMMAQEFQDLSGQLLMRVIDLLEQLEEKLVGLLQITAPVRNAKGGDGKTAPAERAEDGVGPQLPHAGDNVVKNQDDVDDLLASLGF
- a CDS encoding chemotaxis protein CheW → MAAEKQHDSRQPIVDQDAAITAYLDGLLRDPDADEATEGSAPRKSPGLKVINVPDSPAASAPPVEESPAAAGDDVPSGSAATDAVPHAPDIDSSTSSTEPEEMGEVADGVGVPEPVAAEMPVEQAPVAVAETVDPTEASPEADPTPAEASDSSQAAEDACWGWLRIGGMTMAIPADAIDSRHPEPALEPVPGAPSQVAGSLSLEGRPRLILSLAAVTGLRERADAETEVFLLGKGGLWGVAGERVEQPPELNDESVEWRNETQRAARRQWLAGTASAAGVAVLDVAGLRAALKASR
- a CDS encoding chemotaxis protein CheW: MMNQAMEKTRTPEEYDEELEAQDQGPLSRWVNFTVDEETYALNVLDVQEVLRDAEITPIPGAPDAIMGIINLRGNVVTVVDARTFFGLEEKPWDENSRIMVIEVASGEIVGLVVDSVAEVIALPQTVVDQAMMAVADDRARHILGIVPQDEKLIILVDMKSLSDISAT
- a CDS encoding MinD/ParA family protein, giving the protein MQPTISGHDQADGARHANANRPVRVIAVTSGKGGVGKTNVSVNLSVALARGGERVVLMDADLGLGNVDVLLGLQSRGNLSHVLSGEATLDEIMLEGPEGIGILPAASGVASMAGLTAAENAGLISAFSGMRWPVDTLVVDSAAGIADSVVRFAEAANEVVVVVCDEPASITDAYAVIKVLSREHDVTRFHVVANMVRDAAEGRRLFEKLSVAAKRFLDVTLTHMGSVPFDDYLRRAVQRQKTVVQLYGGAKSTRAFTAMADKVNQWPVPRGPQGQLQFFVERLVNNAELDPENLL